Proteins from a single region of Halorubrum sp. 2020YC2:
- a CDS encoding translation initiation factor eIF-2B, producing MIDETVAEIRAMRTHSTSAVAVKATRSLADLLDREYVTVDEFERDLEHNAGVLRRSNPSHAALHNAMREVERSIVGEATSVEGAKQLLEDVIARVTEDIETAKGEAAANAAEHIEDGDTLLVHDYSTTVLEAIENAARDGAHLTVYVTEARPRTLGRKTARVLAGMSRVETRMVVDSAMGYALRDCDRVLLGITCITGGTYYNRIGTFPLVVTARELGVPVTAVGSGAKTIEEFRFENEFRDAVEVMREPVEDVEIENPSYDATPIGMIDTVITDDGVRN from the coding sequence ATGATCGACGAGACCGTCGCCGAGATCCGGGCGATGCGGACCCACAGCACGTCGGCGGTGGCCGTAAAGGCGACGCGCTCGCTCGCGGACCTCCTCGACCGGGAGTACGTGACCGTCGACGAGTTCGAGCGCGACCTCGAACACAACGCGGGCGTGCTGCGCCGGTCGAACCCCTCCCACGCCGCGCTCCACAACGCGATGCGCGAGGTCGAGCGGTCCATCGTCGGGGAGGCGACGAGCGTCGAGGGCGCGAAACAACTGCTCGAAGACGTGATCGCCCGCGTCACCGAGGACATCGAGACCGCGAAGGGGGAGGCGGCCGCCAACGCGGCCGAGCACATCGAGGACGGCGACACGCTGCTCGTCCACGACTACTCGACGACGGTGCTGGAGGCCATCGAGAACGCGGCGCGCGACGGCGCGCACCTCACCGTCTACGTCACCGAGGCGCGCCCGCGGACCCTCGGCCGCAAGACCGCGCGCGTCCTCGCCGGGATGTCCCGCGTCGAGACGCGGATGGTCGTCGACAGCGCGATGGGCTATGCCCTCCGCGACTGCGACCGCGTCCTCCTCGGGATCACCTGTATCACCGGCGGGACGTACTACAACCGGATCGGCACCTTCCCGCTGGTCGTCACCGCCCGCGAACTCGGCGTCCCCGTCACGGCGGTCGGCTCCGGCGCGAAGACCATCGAGGAGTTCCGGTTCGAAAACGAGTTCCGCGACGCCGTCGAGGTGATGCGCGAGCCGGTCGAGGACGTCGAGATAGAGAACCCGAGCTACGACGCCACCCCCATCGGGATGATCGACACCGTGATCACCGACGACGGCGTCCGGAACTGA